The genomic region ACTCATCCTCTCAAAGAATAGAGTCTCCGGTAATCCCGGGGCGGTTCACGGGCGAGTGGCCCCGGAAAATCGAACAGTTTGCCAAGGCGTATTCCGCCGACTGAACGAGGCTACGATAGGCGCACGACGGCGATTCAGCGGGGACTTCAAGGCCGAGGCACACTGGAGATGCTAAGGGTCAGGTGGACGCGTGGACGCAAGTGGCGGTCGAGGGGGTCGAGGAAATCTTATCGAGGGAGCGCTCCGCTCGGGAATCTACCGGAAATCCCGTTTCGAGGGCGAAAGAAGACTCGACAGTCACGCGCTGACCGACGCCTGTGTTGTATTCAACCCGCTTGCGATACGCTTACGGCAATAGTGATGGCTGGAAGAAACCTACAAGATTTCAAAGACTTATTCGTGTCTCGACCATTTGTGTCCAAAACGAGCATTCGCGATTCCTTCCACGGCTGCGCCGCGTGCAAGCATGCGCAACGCCGCGCGGAGATGCGATGCCCGAAGCCCGATTCGTCCCCGCGTCGCCGTAAGCACAGCAACTTGTACGACAGGGCTACCCACGGCTGCGCTCGGACTGAACCGGGACCGCTTCCCATCCGCTTACGGCTGCGAGCGTTGCGCGCGCATGGTCTTGTGATTTCGTAGCAGACGGAGCCGGGCCTCCTCCAAGCGGTCAGGCTGGCGGGTAGTGGCTCAGTTTGAAATGTCGAAGTCTTGACAATCGGGAAGGCTCCGCGCTCCCTGCTATGCAGACAGGGTAAGGGGACCACACCATGAAACACCGGCCAGCCGATGTCGATCAGCTCGGCAAGTTGATCGCGGACATAGCCGTTGGGGATGTCGAAGACAATGAGCCCAAGTCCGACCGCGCACGCGGGGGACATGCCCGCGCCGCGACCATGACACCGGAGCAACGCAAGGAGATTGCGACCAAGGCCGCCAGCGCCCGCTGGAAGCGCAAGGTTGCTGCTGATACTGCGCAGTAAACTAATCTTGCCGACGGTTTCTTGGGATAGGGTCCGTCTGTTGTTGGAAGACATCCTCTGCCGGATCTGCGCCGTACAGATCTGACTCGGATAGGGCTGTCGTGATTAGAGCAAATAGAAGCTGGGCCGGCATGTCTTTCCCCGCACGCAATTGTACGGGTATTACACCAAAGTTGGCCATTTCTAGTGTTATATGACCCTTGAAACCGGGGTCAATTTTAGGAGCCGTCACGTGAACTGAGATTCCGACTCTTGCAAAGCTGCTCCGCCCCTCAACAAGTCCCATCAACGTGTTCGGAATGTGCACCCGTTCTAATGTTTGCGCAAGAACGAACTGTTTCGGCTTTAATAGAAAACTATCCGCTTCCTCAGTCTCCCAAAGGTCCTCTGAATCCCAGAGTGAGGGGTCCATTTGTATTGAAGGGAGGTAGCCGGGTGGCTTTTTTAAGGTGGTGAACCGCCTACCGAGGAGCATATCGATTGAAACTTGCCTGACCCTGTTCGGTGGGATTATCGGGTCGAAGGAAAGGGTTCCGCGTTCAAGTTGATCGAGAATGTCAGGGCGAGAGAGGATCAACCGGTTGCACCTTGGCACGCAATGCTTGTACTTGGCCAACGTCAAAAGCGTGCCCTTGAACAATGACGCTCACTTTATTGCCCTCGATTGCGGTAACGTAAGCAAGCACATGTGTATTCCCGGTCTCTACTGGTTCCTTTAGTGCACCAATATCAACAAATCCAAGCCACGGACCTGCTGGGTGTTCAATGCGAGCAAGTCGCTCATTTGAAAAAGGTCCGGGTTTTACTTCGCAGGGAATCCACACCTTGCCGCCAATTTGAGGAGCCATGTCGCCTCCATCTTTTCAAATGCCTACGGCGGATATCTCTTAGAGATACTGGGCAGCAGTAATTACTGCTGCCCAGTTAACAGACCGAGACCGGGCCTGTCAACACTCTAGCGGGAAACCTATTTCACCACAGACTGAGATGGTCCTGATTTGTAGGACAGTTGGGCGGCAGAAACAAGGTAGAGTCGAGGACTGGGCAGCAGCGCTAGGGTCCCGTGGCCGTCACTTGCGCTCCGGGTCTCGTGCTCAGGGCCCGTCACGCGCGGGCGTCGTCTTTCTGGACGTATCCCTTCAGGATATCGGCCGCGATGCTGTCAGAGATGCGGATGGCGGACTCGCGCACCGAGTCCCGGGCTAGGTGCGCATACCGCGCGGTGGTTTCCACCCGGGCGTGACCGAGCAGCCTTCCGATCATCGGCAATCCTTCGCCCAAAGCGAGCGCTCTGGAGGCGAACGAATGCCGGCAGTCGTGGAGCCGCATCTCTTCAATCCCGGCGCGCTTGCGGATGAGGTTCCAGGGATCGTTCAGGTTTCGCAGGTGCCTGCCCTGGATCTTGCCCGGAATGACATACGGGTTGCCGTCCATCCGGGGGATGTTGCGCAGCACCTCGACGGCTTCCGGCGACAGCGGCACGGTTCGCGCGCCGGTCTTGGAATCGACAAGGTTCAACTCGCGTGCTTCGAGGTCCACGTCGCTCCAGCGCATGGTTAGGATCTCGTTGCGCCGGCAGCCCGTCAGCAGGAGCAGACGGATTGCTGCGACCGCATGCACCGACACCCCCTTGCGGGTTTCGGCTTCGGCGAGCAGCCGGCCGAGCCGGCGGAACTCTTCCTCGCTCAGGAACCGCTCGCGCCTGCGTTCGCGGTTCTTCACCACCAGCCGGCACGGGTTGCTCGCCTCGGGAACCAGGCCCCGGTTCTCGGCCGCGTTCCAGATGCGCGAGAGCGTGCCGACTACCTCATTCGCCATCACCGGGGTCGCGCGCAGCGAATGATGCAGTTCCGTCACGCGTGCATGATCGACCGCCAGCGCCGGGGTCTTGCCGAGCGCGGGCAGGAGATGCCTGTTGACGATCAGGCGGTACATCGCCGCGGTCTTCGGCTTGCATCGCACCGCCACGTGCTCGTCGAGATACACCTTGGCGAGATTGCCCACTGTCGGACTGTCGACGAGCGTCACCGGCGGCGGCTCCGGCGCCGGATCCTCGCCCGCCTTGATGCGCGCGATGATGAGCGCCGCACGGCGCCTCGCTTCCTCCGCCGTGAGGATCCCGTGACGGCCCACCGTCACCCGCTTCGCCGCCTTCCCGCCCGCGCGGGTCTGCACAACGTAGTATTTGCTCCCCGAAGGGTACACCCGAACGCCGAAGCCTGGGAGCTCCGAATCCCAGAAGACGGAGTCCTTCCCGACCTTGAGGGCCTCGACGGTACGTTTCGAGATCGTCGTCGTGGTGAGTTTCGCCATGTCGATTCCCCTTGCGTCTCAGCCCGCACCCACGCGTGGCGGCAGGAGGTCGGCGCCGATGCTGCCTCCGACCTTCGCGGCCGACGCCTTCTCGCTATCCCGCGCCAGATGCGCATAGCGCGCCGTCGTCGTCACCTTGCGATGGCCAAGCAGCCTGCCGATCATCGGAAGCCCTTCGCCCAGTGCCAGCGCCCGCGACGCGTACGAATGCCGGCAGTCGTGAATCCGCACGCCAAGCAGCCCCGCCCGCTCGCGTAGCCGCAGCCAGACCGCGTCGAGGTTCTTGAGATGGTCCCCGGCCTTCTGCCCGGTAATCACCCACGGGTTGCTTTCGATGCGCGGGATGCGTTCGAGCACCGCTTCCACCGCCGGGGTCAGCGGCACCCGGCGATGCCCCGTCTTGCCGTCGCGGATGTGCAGCTCTCCGGCCGTCCAGTCCACGTCGTCCCACCGGAGCGTCACGATCTCGTTCCTGCGGCAGCCGGTCAGCAA from Deltaproteobacteria bacterium harbors:
- a CDS encoding histone H1, whose protein sequence is MKHRPADVDQLGKLIADIAVGDVEDNEPKSDRARGGHARAATMTPEQRKEIATKAASARWKRKVAADTAQ
- a CDS encoding tyrosine-type recombinase/integrase, translating into MAKLTTTTISKRTVEALKVGKDSVFWDSELPGFGVRVYPSGSKYYVVQTRAGGKAAKRVTVGRHGILTAEEARRRAALIIARIKAGEDPAPEPPPVTLVDSPTVGNLAKVYLDEHVAVRCKPKTAAMYRLIVNRHLLPALGKTPALAVDHARVTELHHSLRATPVMANEVVGTLSRIWNAAENRGLVPEASNPCRLVVKNRERRRERFLSEEEFRRLGRLLAEAETRKGVSVHAVAAIRLLLLTGCRRNEILTMRWSDVDLEARELNLVDSKTGARTVPLSPEAVEVLRNIPRMDGNPYVIPGKIQGRHLRNLNDPWNLIRKRAGIEEMRLHDCRHSFASRALALGEGLPMIGRLLGHARVETTARYAHLARDSVRESAIRISDSIAADILKGYVQKDDARA